In the Haloarcula salinisoli genome, CTCGGTCTCGCTTTCGGCGAGAGCGGCGACGGGGGCGACGTGTCGCTGGCCGGCGATCTCGTCGAGCTCGTCCTCCAGGCCCGCGAGGACGAACGGGCGGCGGGCAACTACGAACGGGCCGACGAACTGCGGGACGAACTCGAAGCGCTGGGCGTCGAGGTTCAGGACACCGACGACGGACCGACCTACCGGCTCGGCGACGGCGGCTGACCGAACTGCTGGCTCGACGGCATTTCTTTCACTCGCGCCTGAGGCCACGAAACTTAAGAGGAAGAAAAATAGTCTGTGTTGGTATGCGACGTATCATTCTGACAGCTGTGGTAGCGCTGTTAGTTGTCTCCTCGGGCTGTGTGGGACTAATTACGGGCGAGACTGTGGAGTTCGAGGCCAACGATGCGTCGGTCGAGGACGCCGAAGTGGACTCGACCGACTACACGCTGAACAATTCTTCCGAACGCTCGATTACCCGGGACGTCAGCTTCCTGGGTCAGGAGCGGACCATCCGCATCGTGAATCAGCTGAACCGGCACACGAAAAACGGGACACTGGCCGAAGCGACGGGCAACGAGACGCTGGCCCTGGCCGTCGAGCGCGACCGAGTCGATGCGACGAACGTCCCGGATCTCGCACAGTTCGTCGTGGTCTCCTCACCGGGGGCGAAAGTGCTCGGTCAGACGCTCAACCCAGCGGCGAGCTGGTCCAACGAACGCATCCTCGAGCAGGTCGCTGACCAGACCGGGAAGCTGAACAACCTCGATAAAGAGGAGACGCGGACGGCAGAGTCACTTGGTGAGGACCGAAACGTCAGTGAGTTCAGCGCGACGACCAACATGAAGGGCAAGGAGGTCGACGTGCGGGCCCACGTCGTCAGCTACGAACACGAGGGTGACGTCATCATCGCCGTCGGGGTCCACCCCGAGGCGATGGACGAGGAGGATAACGTCGACGAGCTGCTCGAGGGTATCGAGCACAGCGGCGACTAAAAGAGCGCCACGTTTTTCGGTCTCAGACCAGCGCGTAGATCATCAGCAGGCAGAAGTAGATGACGACGAGTGCACCCAGTGCTCGCAGTCGGAAGTTCCCCAGCGCCGACTCCTCAGCCTCGTGGGCCGCCCGGAACGCCGCGACTTCGTCGTCGTCGAGCTGTGCCGGGTGGTCGAGC is a window encoding:
- a CDS encoding DUF6517 family protein — its product is MRRIILTAVVALLVVSSGCVGLITGETVEFEANDASVEDAEVDSTDYTLNNSSERSITRDVSFLGQERTIRIVNQLNRHTKNGTLAEATGNETLALAVERDRVDATNVPDLAQFVVVSSPGAKVLGQTLNPAASWSNERILEQVADQTGKLNNLDKEETRTAESLGEDRNVSEFSATTNMKGKEVDVRAHVVSYEHEGDVIIAVGVHPEAMDEEDNVDELLEGIEHSGD
- a CDS encoding DUF7410 domain-containing protein, which produces MTDDYDVPADAETYECRYCGRPFAREEWLALHRGLDHPAQLDDDEVAAFRAAHEAEESALGNFRLRALGALVVIYFCLLMIYALV